In the Myxococcaceae bacterium JPH2 genome, one interval contains:
- a CDS encoding DEAD/DEAH box helicase, which produces MGPGQRVIAELSTLEKALSKSDFSAEKGPLEAIVRSLKPMRLKSLEDLDLNTRGRLITTMLRVQRQVKPALPESVPAEAAAPAEAPAPEAEATEAAAPAEGAAPAEAAAAEPSPAEQARTKFNAWTDVMFLVGRVWRAAGDADRAETAFTASGRQPTAEAEEPAPRTEERRERPAERGERRDRGERRERPERGPRPERSAAGERRERPERGPRPERPERAPMPELTGEWPEQAKQLEGMGRTRDAARLHERNNSYAEAIRLFEAGGDLKSALRNALAGQDNDAARRLVGTLPAEQIAATLEKAGAYELLMEHYVAKGDFENVARLYERARQFDQAALAYERANKLTLARKAYERARDMASANRIRGLEVKNLVERGDRLGAATLLVAVGQRREAVEVLGTLPPPKAFHFMQRLKLDEEAKTLAQRELARAEQEQKPAGRARWLELLGDTAAAAETWEQAGRKDKALPLHEKMGNIARAAQLAEELQLREKALALYTQVGDAAGVERAKALPEAPASAPAADKSDASDEGDDSASAASPSGEQESQ; this is translated from the coding sequence GTGGGGCCTGGGCAGCGAGTCATCGCCGAGCTGAGCACCCTGGAGAAGGCCCTGTCCAAGTCGGACTTCTCCGCGGAGAAGGGGCCACTCGAGGCGATTGTCCGGTCGCTGAAGCCCATGCGGCTCAAGTCGCTGGAGGACCTGGACCTCAACACCCGAGGCCGCCTCATCACCACGATGCTGCGCGTGCAGCGTCAGGTGAAGCCGGCGCTGCCGGAGAGCGTACCGGCCGAGGCCGCTGCTCCCGCGGAAGCTCCCGCACCGGAGGCCGAGGCCACCGAGGCCGCCGCCCCGGCTGAGGGCGCTGCGCCCGCCGAGGCCGCTGCCGCCGAGCCCTCGCCGGCCGAGCAGGCGCGCACGAAGTTCAATGCCTGGACGGACGTCATGTTCCTGGTCGGTCGCGTGTGGCGCGCCGCCGGTGACGCGGACCGGGCCGAGACGGCCTTCACGGCCAGTGGTCGCCAGCCGACCGCCGAGGCCGAGGAGCCGGCGCCGCGCACCGAGGAGCGTCGCGAGCGTCCCGCCGAGCGGGGCGAGCGTCGTGACCGCGGTGAGCGTCGCGAGCGCCCGGAGCGCGGTCCCCGCCCGGAGCGGAGTGCCGCGGGCGAGCGTCGCGAACGCCCTGAGCGGGGTCCCCGCCCGGAGCGTCCGGAGCGCGCGCCGATGCCCGAACTCACGGGCGAGTGGCCGGAGCAGGCCAAGCAGCTCGAGGGCATGGGGCGCACGCGTGACGCGGCCCGTCTCCACGAGCGCAACAACTCCTACGCCGAGGCCATCCGCCTGTTCGAGGCGGGCGGCGACCTCAAGAGCGCCCTGCGCAACGCGCTGGCCGGTCAGGACAACGACGCGGCCCGCCGCTTGGTGGGAACGCTCCCGGCGGAGCAGATCGCCGCGACGCTGGAGAAGGCGGGCGCCTACGAGCTCCTCATGGAGCACTACGTCGCCAAGGGTGACTTCGAGAACGTCGCCCGGCTGTACGAGCGCGCGCGCCAGTTCGACCAGGCGGCGCTCGCGTACGAGCGCGCCAACAAGCTGACCCTGGCGCGCAAGGCGTACGAGCGGGCTCGGGACATGGCGAGCGCCAACCGCATCCGCGGCCTCGAGGTGAAGAACCTCGTGGAGCGCGGCGACCGCCTGGGCGCGGCCACCCTCCTGGTGGCGGTGGGCCAGCGGCGCGAGGCCGTCGAGGTGCTCGGCACCCTGCCGCCGCCCAAGGCCTTCCACTTCATGCAGCGCCTCAAGCTGGATGAGGAGGCCAAGACGCTGGCGCAGCGCGAGCTGGCCCGCGCCGAGCAGGAGCAGAAGCCGGCGGGCCGCGCCCGTTGGCTGGAGCTGCTGGGTGACACCGCCGCCGCGGCGGAGACCTGGGAGCAGGCTGGCCGCAAGGACAAGGCGCTTCCGCTGCACGAGAAGATGGGCAACATCGCTCGCGCGGCGCAGCTCGCCGAGGAGCTCCAGCTGCGCGAGAAGGCCCTCGCGCTGTACACCCAGGTGGGCGATGCCGCCGGGGTGGAGCGCGCGAAGGCGCTGCCCGAGGCTCCGGCCTCCGCGCCTGCCGCCGACAAGTCCGATGCGAGCGACGAGGGCGACGACAGCGCGTCCGCCGCCTCCCCGTCCGGAGAGCAAGAAAGCCAATAA
- a CDS encoding tetratricopeptide repeat protein, which translates to MEIPEDSRTLANKATLQERRSPRPRKTMRRSLLVCLVLLASVAAAQEKKAPRDADLGKKSTTNIDKSLAGDITRKKDDTEAAPQLQYDQFRLGVEFQVASKRREQIESLKKIISLSADQKEAPSLLFRLGELYWEESKFYFFEANRKDDDLIGAMNRNDAAGQQRAKAEKAELQARQKEYGKHAVEQYTKIVQEYPKFERTDEVLFFLGQYLMEDGQDRKALVAFKRLIEKWPQSKYIPDAYFAFGEYYFNNSKGKRPELEKALTAYKKAAEFPESQVYAFALYKQGWCYFNLADYAAAKDKYKTVVLFGELAGANAVEKDAGKKGSKNSLVREARSDYVRAFAREGDVTQAREDFSKVATNPEDRFAMMKTLANLYYGDGKDREAAITFNALIKEKPLSPEAPGFQGKIVDCILRMGNKERTVAQVRRLVKIMKDVESSGVIKDDKDKKALAEAKEMSERTLSNLAVTWHNEGKKTRNEETFKFADAVYSDYLTLFPENPKAYDLRFFWAELLNDNLQNYEKAAANYTLVVLQDAKVLEAKDEKGKPKPGKPGKWLPNASYNAVLAYDEVVKAAEARGEGKSEAAGSDITKKIAIPTLKKSLLDACERYLKYVPKGDKRVEIAFKAANIYYRHNHFDEAVLRFSEIALGYPDYKFENGERAAEIAANLILDSYNLLQDFAKVNEWARRFYANDKLATGKFRDDLAKLIEQSSFKLVSQLEEKKEFSKAAEAYLNFVHDFPQTEIADLALYNASVDYYKAKSLDKAIEVRKRLFAEYPRSKYVPDSIYANAEALEAIGDFEDAAGTFELYVRGYERSLNEKGGGVVVAAKGRGKHAARGGKRGAAPVPSESGKPAVVQKWDETKAQVALFNAATYREGLGQLKAALKNREHYLELWPKSKDYEQVLLSIIDLYTKQGAYSKSLKMLEDYERDNARSASKMLMAEGKIVDIFENKMHKPRDTARMYKRISDYYDQLPKRVQTSLEKPALAAAAQANLLAIEPDWNEYKRLKLYWGAPPSPDRFKASVVDKSRALEVVQKKYVQTVAMGAPEPAICALQRIGLAYDHMADRVINAPMPRGLDDEGQQALRDEFANQAQPLKDKATEAFAGAVAKSRELAVYNDCAAQSLKLLRTTYAPDRYPEMPEEKAALKNRELIIGGDLLVAVQDVPPPAPAAAAEKQAKSEELREDLSALTNQLRQQTESQVGAKPAAGPQDGNATKKPADDQEPEDFL; encoded by the coding sequence ATGGAAATTCCCGAAGATTCCCGGACACTTGCCAACAAGGCAACGCTCCAGGAACGCCGGTCCCCCCGCCCTAGGAAGACCATGCGCCGTTCGCTCCTCGTCTGCCTCGTGCTCCTGGCCTCGGTGGCCGCCGCCCAGGAAAAAAAAGCGCCTCGCGACGCAGACCTCGGCAAGAAGTCCACCACCAACATCGACAAGTCCCTCGCTGGCGACATCACGCGCAAGAAGGACGACACCGAAGCGGCTCCCCAGCTTCAGTACGATCAGTTCCGGCTGGGCGTGGAGTTTCAGGTCGCGTCCAAGCGCCGTGAGCAGATCGAGTCGCTGAAGAAGATCATCTCCCTGTCCGCGGATCAGAAAGAGGCCCCCAGCCTCCTGTTCCGCCTGGGCGAGCTGTACTGGGAGGAGTCGAAGTTCTACTTCTTCGAGGCCAACCGCAAAGACGACGACCTCATCGGCGCGATGAACCGCAACGACGCCGCGGGTCAGCAGCGGGCCAAGGCGGAGAAGGCCGAGCTCCAGGCGCGCCAGAAGGAGTACGGCAAGCACGCCGTCGAGCAGTACACGAAGATCGTCCAGGAGTACCCGAAGTTCGAGCGCACGGACGAGGTGCTCTTCTTCCTCGGCCAGTACCTCATGGAGGACGGCCAGGACCGCAAGGCGCTGGTGGCCTTCAAGCGCCTCATCGAGAAGTGGCCCCAGTCCAAGTACATCCCGGACGCGTACTTCGCCTTCGGCGAGTACTACTTCAACAACTCCAAGGGGAAGCGCCCGGAGCTGGAGAAGGCGCTCACCGCCTACAAGAAGGCGGCGGAGTTCCCGGAGAGCCAAGTCTACGCCTTCGCGCTCTACAAGCAGGGTTGGTGCTACTTCAACCTCGCGGACTACGCGGCGGCCAAGGACAAGTACAAGACGGTCGTCCTGTTCGGCGAGCTGGCGGGTGCCAACGCGGTGGAGAAGGACGCGGGCAAGAAGGGCAGCAAGAACTCGCTCGTGCGCGAGGCCCGCAGCGACTACGTCCGCGCGTTCGCTCGCGAGGGTGACGTGACGCAGGCGCGCGAGGACTTCAGCAAGGTCGCGACGAATCCCGAAGACCGCTTCGCCATGATGAAGACGCTGGCGAACCTCTACTACGGGGACGGCAAGGACCGCGAAGCCGCCATCACGTTCAACGCCCTCATCAAGGAGAAGCCGCTGTCGCCCGAGGCGCCTGGCTTCCAGGGGAAGATCGTCGACTGCATCCTGCGCATGGGCAACAAGGAGCGCACCGTGGCCCAGGTGCGCCGGCTCGTGAAGATCATGAAGGACGTCGAGTCCTCGGGCGTCATCAAGGACGACAAGGACAAGAAGGCGCTCGCCGAGGCGAAGGAGATGTCCGAGCGCACGCTCTCGAACCTCGCCGTCACGTGGCACAACGAGGGCAAGAAGACGCGCAACGAGGAGACGTTCAAGTTCGCCGACGCGGTGTACAGCGACTACCTCACGCTCTTCCCCGAGAACCCCAAGGCCTACGACCTGCGCTTCTTCTGGGCGGAGTTGCTCAACGACAACCTCCAGAACTACGAGAAGGCCGCCGCCAACTACACGCTCGTCGTCCTGCAGGACGCCAAGGTGCTGGAGGCCAAGGACGAGAAGGGCAAGCCCAAGCCGGGCAAGCCGGGCAAGTGGCTGCCCAACGCGTCCTACAACGCGGTGCTCGCCTACGACGAGGTCGTGAAGGCGGCCGAGGCGCGCGGTGAAGGCAAGAGCGAGGCGGCGGGCTCGGACATCACGAAGAAGATCGCCATCCCCACGCTGAAGAAGTCGCTGCTGGACGCGTGCGAGCGCTACCTCAAGTACGTGCCCAAGGGCGACAAGCGGGTGGAGATCGCCTTCAAGGCGGCGAACATCTACTACCGCCACAACCACTTCGACGAGGCGGTGCTGCGCTTCAGCGAGATCGCGCTCGGCTACCCGGACTACAAGTTCGAGAACGGGGAGCGCGCCGCGGAGATCGCCGCCAACCTCATCCTCGACTCGTACAACCTGCTCCAGGACTTCGCGAAGGTGAACGAGTGGGCGCGGCGCTTCTACGCCAACGACAAGCTCGCCACGGGCAAGTTCCGCGATGACCTGGCCAAGCTCATCGAGCAGTCGTCGTTCAAGCTCGTCAGCCAGTTGGAGGAGAAGAAGGAGTTCTCCAAGGCGGCCGAGGCGTACCTGAACTTCGTGCACGACTTCCCGCAGACGGAGATCGCCGACCTGGCGCTCTACAATGCGTCTGTCGACTACTACAAGGCGAAGAGCCTGGATAAGGCCATCGAGGTGCGCAAGCGCCTGTTCGCCGAGTATCCGCGCTCGAAGTACGTGCCGGACTCCATCTACGCGAACGCCGAGGCACTGGAGGCCATCGGCGACTTCGAGGACGCCGCGGGCACCTTCGAACTCTATGTGCGCGGCTACGAGCGCAGCCTGAACGAGAAGGGCGGCGGTGTCGTCGTGGCCGCCAAGGGCCGTGGCAAGCACGCCGCTCGCGGTGGCAAGCGAGGCGCGGCGCCCGTGCCCTCCGAGTCTGGCAAGCCCGCCGTGGTGCAGAAGTGGGACGAGACCAAGGCGCAGGTGGCGCTGTTCAACGCGGCGACGTACCGCGAGGGACTGGGCCAGCTCAAGGCCGCGCTCAAGAACCGCGAGCACTACCTGGAGCTGTGGCCCAAGTCGAAGGACTACGAGCAGGTGCTCCTGTCCATCATCGACCTGTACACGAAGCAGGGCGCGTACTCGAAGTCGCTGAAGATGCTCGAGGACTACGAGCGCGACAACGCGCGCTCGGCCAGCAAGATGCTGATGGCCGAGGGGAAGATCGTCGACATCTTCGAGAACAAGATGCACAAGCCGCGCGACACCGCGCGCATGTACAAGCGCATCTCCGACTACTACGACCAGCTGCCGAAGCGCGTGCAGACGTCGCTGGAGAAGCCGGCCCTGGCCGCCGCCGCGCAGGCCAACCTGCTGGCCATCGAGCCGGACTGGAACGAGTACAAGCGCCTGAAGCTCTACTGGGGGGCGCCGCCCTCGCCGGATCGCTTCAAGGCGTCCGTGGTGGACAAGAGCCGCGCGCTGGAAGTGGTGCAGAAGAAGTATGTGCAGACGGTGGCCATGGGTGCGCCCGAGCCCGCCATCTGCGCGCTGCAGCGCATTGGCCTGGCGTACGACCACATGGCGGACCGGGTCATCAACGCGCCCATGCCGCGCGGTCTGGATGACGAGGGACAGCAGGCGCTGCGCGACGAGTTCGCCAACCAGGCCCAGCCGCTGAAGGACAAGGCGACGGAGGCCTTCGCGGGCGCGGTCGCCAAGAGCCGCGAGCTGGCGGTCTACAACGACTGCGCGGCCCAGAGCCTCAAGCTGCTGCGCACGACCTACGCGCCGGATCGCTATCCGGAGATGCCGGAGGAGAAGGCCGCGCTGAAGAACCGCGAGCTCATCATCGGAGGCGATCTGCTGGTCGCGGTGCAGGACGTGCCGCCGCCCGCGCCCGCCGCCGCCGCCGAGAAGCAGGCCAAGAGCGAGGAGCTGCGCGAGGACCTCTCCGCGCTCACCAACCAGCTGCGTCAGCAGACCGAGTCGCAGGTCGGTGCGAAGCCGGCGGCGGGTCCGCAGGACGGCAACGCGACCAAGAAGCCGGCGGATGATCAGGAGCCGGAGGACTTCCTCTAA
- the cglE gene encoding adventurous gliding motility protein CglE produces MKVLAPFALCATFLLPLVAGAQETSSSVATADRPAVTFDEIERGVYFSVLGGPSFMVNPPASQGPRPFSTGQMAQVELGVDLGQRLSLGVFLMGTVNRAGSDYVGNSQGAASGDFSTIVPGAVLRAHLVGFADSQEVKRTWIYARAGAGYAMFTPKKLLPDSDILVFAGPGVEYYTRLRHFSVGLEVTGNYLVSAGTFGFAVAPNIRYAF; encoded by the coding sequence ATGAAAGTCCTCGCCCCATTTGCCCTGTGCGCCACGTTCCTCCTCCCCTTGGTCGCGGGTGCCCAGGAAACCTCCTCCAGCGTCGCCACCGCGGACCGCCCCGCCGTCACGTTCGATGAAATCGAGCGGGGCGTTTATTTCTCGGTGCTGGGGGGCCCCAGCTTCATGGTGAACCCGCCTGCGTCCCAGGGGCCTCGTCCCTTCTCCACCGGGCAGATGGCGCAGGTGGAGCTGGGGGTGGACCTGGGCCAGCGCCTCTCGCTGGGCGTGTTCCTGATGGGCACGGTGAACCGGGCCGGCTCGGACTACGTGGGCAACTCCCAGGGCGCCGCCTCGGGCGACTTCTCGACGATCGTCCCGGGCGCGGTGCTGCGGGCCCATCTGGTGGGCTTCGCGGACAGCCAGGAAGTGAAGCGGACGTGGATCTATGCCCGCGCGGGCGCGGGCTATGCGATGTTTACGCCGAAGAAGCTCCTCCCGGATTCCGACATTCTTGTGTTTGCCGGGCCCGGAGTGGAGTACTACACACGGCTGCGCCACTTTTCCGTGGGTCTTGAGGTGACGGGGAACTACCTCGTCTCCGCGGGCACTTTCGGGTTCGCTGTGGCGCCGAACATTCGCTACGCGTTCTAG
- the cglF gene encoding adventurous gliding motility protein CglF, whose protein sequence is MRNLLMLCVALSVFPAFAAEDGGGKGQGGEGAARTQKTTNIDFEDDTIEGDLTKPDGEYVEARKTVKHSNLIRVREDFEDKVMQSVGEL, encoded by the coding sequence ATGCGGAACCTGCTGATGCTGTGTGTGGCGCTGTCGGTGTTCCCGGCGTTCGCCGCGGAAGATGGTGGCGGCAAGGGGCAGGGCGGCGAGGGCGCGGCGCGCACGCAGAAGACGACGAACATCGACTTCGAGGACGACACCATCGAGGGTGACCTCACGAAGCCGGATGGCGAATACGTCGAGGCGCGCAAGACCGTGAAGCACTCGAACCTCATCCGCGTGCGCGAGGACTTCGAGGACAAGGTGATGCAGTCCGTGGGCGAGCTGTAG
- the gltE gene encoding adventurous gliding motility TPR repeat lipoprotein GltE: MNRTHLLRPVLLLAATALVASGCSTTKAAAPTGPTKPTVVTKTGPEEAPTISNRAKLLFEDAVKSFDAQKKAKAFDYPSLERKFKAALEADANLAEAEYNLGVVAERQGKNDEARAHYKAALTTKPSLRQASENLAILSQNSGDVAGAVALYQDVLQRYPDDASSRARLAEIYRQTGDHDKAMALARAALMRDPQSTTALKVMIRSFLDRKQLAMAKLVALRGVKIDAADPEMQHAVGLILQKEGDKEGAQLQFKRALESRADYVPSHVMLAQLALESEDYPGAEEHLRRVLQADGKNAAAHLDLGIALKGQGQFDKAMQEYDEAEKLDPNLAAIYLNRAVILHRVKDAPERAVELYKKYVAMAGGDVALSGEAPVFALLREAESIVQAKREAKASEDQAKQMEALQAQQQSALKAEEAKQKPAPAPTPGGAATPVNSTGPSTQATPATGTTGTPAPAAATPATSPAPSPAKSKAAPEKKNAGAADSEEPSDDLL; encoded by the coding sequence ATGAATCGTACCCATCTCTTGCGTCCCGTCCTCCTGCTGGCGGCCACGGCGCTCGTGGCCTCGGGCTGCTCCACGACGAAGGCGGCGGCTCCCACGGGCCCCACCAAGCCCACCGTGGTCACGAAGACTGGCCCCGAGGAGGCGCCCACCATCTCCAACCGCGCCAAGCTCCTCTTCGAGGACGCGGTGAAGTCCTTCGACGCGCAGAAGAAGGCCAAGGCGTTCGACTACCCGTCGCTGGAGCGCAAGTTCAAGGCGGCCCTGGAGGCGGACGCCAACCTCGCCGAGGCCGAGTACAACCTGGGCGTGGTGGCCGAGCGGCAGGGCAAGAACGACGAGGCCCGCGCGCACTACAAGGCCGCGCTCACCACGAAGCCGTCGCTGCGGCAGGCCTCCGAGAACCTGGCCATCCTGAGCCAGAACTCCGGTGACGTGGCCGGCGCCGTCGCGCTCTACCAGGACGTGCTCCAGCGCTATCCGGATGACGCCAGCTCGCGCGCCCGGCTCGCGGAGATCTACCGGCAGACGGGTGACCACGACAAAGCCATGGCGCTGGCGCGCGCTGCCCTCATGCGCGACCCGCAGTCCACCACCGCGCTGAAGGTGATGATCCGCAGCTTCCTGGACCGCAAGCAGCTCGCGATGGCCAAGCTGGTCGCGCTGCGTGGCGTAAAGATCGACGCGGCGGATCCCGAGATGCAGCACGCCGTGGGCCTCATCCTCCAGAAGGAAGGGGACAAGGAGGGCGCGCAGCTCCAGTTCAAGCGCGCCCTGGAGTCTCGCGCGGACTACGTGCCGTCGCACGTCATGCTCGCGCAGCTCGCCCTGGAGTCCGAGGACTACCCGGGCGCCGAGGAGCACCTGCGGCGCGTCCTGCAGGCGGATGGCAAGAACGCCGCCGCGCACCTCGACCTGGGCATCGCGCTCAAGGGGCAGGGCCAGTTCGACAAGGCCATGCAGGAGTACGACGAGGCGGAGAAGCTGGACCCGAACCTCGCGGCCATCTACCTCAACCGCGCCGTCATCCTGCACCGCGTGAAGGACGCGCCGGAGCGCGCCGTGGAGCTGTACAAGAAGTACGTGGCCATGGCCGGCGGTGACGTGGCGCTCTCGGGCGAGGCGCCCGTGTTCGCGCTGCTGCGCGAGGCGGAGAGCATCGTCCAGGCCAAGCGCGAGGCGAAGGCCTCCGAGGATCAGGCCAAGCAGATGGAGGCGCTCCAGGCGCAGCAGCAGTCCGCGCTCAAGGCCGAGGAGGCCAAGCAGAAGCCGGCCCCGGCGCCCACGCCGGGTGGGGCCGCGACGCCCGTCAACTCCACGGGCCCGTCCACCCAGGCCACTCCGGCCACGGGCACGACGGGCACTCCCGCGCCCGCGGCTGCCACGCCCGCGACCTCGCCGGCCCCCAGCCCCGCGAAGTCGAAGGCCGCGCCGGAGAAGAAGAATGCAGGAGCGGCGGATTCCGAGGAGCCGTCCGACGACCTGCTGTGA
- the gltG gene encoding adventurous gliding motility protein GltG has product MAVPLTLKVFKGDTLVASKDYERDIIKIGRLSSAHLCLDDDKVSRIHSVIEVSTDGTMSIIDMGSVEGTYVNGKRVTKGQVAFGDEIRVGGTTIRLENPAAVAAVNLAAAVATAEAPTDKNPVVAAAPAPVAAPVVAPKVAPAPPPAAMDTSFATTQKHAVTTAAPDDDDAPAAPVDAAPRVRTVRRSKSSGPMGVSLRLLWGDQRVGEFFIAPTKTKKLFTVGSAKGVDFVMGDAKLGAPSFVALQADGSSFSVRFTGKMKGELTRKGEARDLKAVIESGKVSHEGEAYSLTLEADDFYWVDLGGVTLEVQFQPVPKPVVVPLGENLDYTALNIFLVMFFIATAFVIHSMNRTDRGDEYSDELNGNDARIAKLIIKPPETQKNKFLEKLNQQKEKKSGEMAAKNRGDEGQMGKKDAAKTGNKTAVKGDPNKKDQARALTAKIFGGGKGGISTIFGSNGLGGELKSAMGNMFGARAGDSAGFNGMGLRGNGGGGGGTGDSIGIGGVGTKGRGGGTSAYGTGVGVLGGKQSVDVGITSSDPEVMGSLDKELIRQVIQRNRGQIRFCYESLLNRFPKLGGKVAIKFVISANGSVASSNVSQSTAGNAELEMCVAGRVRTWKFPEPKGGGSVIVTYPFNFKQAGD; this is encoded by the coding sequence ATGGCCGTTCCGCTGACACTCAAGGTCTTCAAGGGCGACACGCTGGTTGCCTCGAAGGACTACGAGCGCGACATCATCAAGATTGGTCGGCTGTCCTCCGCGCACCTGTGCCTGGACGACGACAAGGTCAGTCGCATCCACTCCGTCATCGAGGTCTCCACCGACGGCACCATGTCCATCATCGACATGGGCAGCGTCGAGGGCACCTACGTCAACGGCAAGCGCGTCACCAAGGGCCAGGTCGCCTTTGGAGACGAGATTCGCGTGGGTGGCACCACCATCCGTCTGGAGAATCCGGCCGCGGTCGCGGCGGTGAACCTGGCGGCCGCGGTCGCTACCGCCGAGGCGCCCACGGACAAGAACCCCGTGGTGGCCGCCGCTCCGGCGCCTGTTGCCGCTCCGGTGGTGGCTCCCAAGGTCGCTCCGGCGCCGCCCCCGGCCGCGATGGATACCTCGTTCGCGACCACGCAGAAGCACGCGGTCACCACCGCGGCGCCCGACGACGATGATGCCCCCGCCGCGCCCGTGGATGCCGCGCCGCGCGTGCGCACCGTGCGCCGCTCCAAGTCCAGTGGCCCCATGGGCGTGTCGCTCCGGCTGCTGTGGGGCGATCAGCGCGTGGGCGAGTTCTTCATCGCGCCAACCAAGACGAAGAAGCTGTTCACGGTGGGCTCGGCCAAGGGCGTGGACTTCGTCATGGGTGACGCGAAGCTGGGTGCTCCCAGCTTCGTCGCGCTGCAGGCGGACGGGTCGAGCTTCTCCGTGCGCTTCACGGGGAAGATGAAGGGCGAGCTCACCCGGAAGGGCGAGGCGCGCGACCTCAAGGCCGTCATCGAGTCCGGCAAAGTGTCGCACGAGGGCGAGGCGTACTCGCTCACGCTGGAGGCGGACGACTTCTACTGGGTGGACCTGGGCGGCGTGACGCTCGAGGTCCAGTTCCAGCCGGTGCCCAAGCCGGTGGTGGTCCCGCTCGGCGAGAACCTCGACTACACGGCGCTCAACATCTTCCTGGTGATGTTCTTCATCGCCACCGCGTTCGTCATCCACTCGATGAACCGCACGGATCGCGGGGACGAGTACTCGGACGAGCTCAACGGCAACGATGCGCGCATCGCGAAGCTGATCATCAAGCCGCCCGAGACGCAGAAGAACAAGTTCCTCGAGAAGCTCAATCAGCAGAAGGAGAAGAAGTCCGGGGAGATGGCCGCCAAGAACCGCGGCGACGAAGGCCAGATGGGCAAGAAGGACGCCGCCAAGACGGGCAACAAGACCGCGGTCAAGGGTGATCCGAACAAGAAGGATCAGGCCCGCGCGCTCACCGCGAAGATCTTCGGCGGTGGCAAGGGCGGCATCTCCACCATCTTCGGCAGCAACGGCCTGGGCGGCGAGCTCAAGAGCGCCATGGGCAACATGTTTGGCGCGCGCGCGGGTGACTCGGCTGGCTTCAACGGCATGGGCCTGCGTGGCAACGGCGGCGGTGGTGGCGGCACCGGTGACAGCATCGGCATCGGTGGTGTCGGCACCAAGGGCCGTGGTGGCGGCACCAGCGCGTATGGCACCGGCGTGGGTGTGCTCGGCGGCAAGCAGAGCGTGGACGTGGGCATCACCTCGTCCGACCCGGAGGTCATGGGCTCTCTGGACAAGGAACTCATCCGCCAGGTCATCCAGCGCAACCGCGGCCAGATTCGCTTCTGCTACGAGAGCTTGCTGAACCGCTTCCCGAAGCTGGGCGGCAAGGTGGCCATCAAGTTCGTCATCAGTGCCAACGGCAGCGTGGCCTCGTCCAATGTCTCGCAGTCCACAGCTGGAAACGCGGAACTGGAGATGTGCGTGGCTGGCCGTGTGCGCACGTGGAAGTTCCCCGAGCCCAAGGGGGGCGGCTCGGTCATCGTCACGTATCCGTTCAACTTCAAGCAGGCCGGCGACTAG